A region of uncultured Carboxylicivirga sp. DNA encodes the following proteins:
- the rpsK gene encoding 30S ribosomal protein S11: protein MAKKSGSQKKRVVKVEAQGQAHIHSSFNNIIISLTNTNGQVISWSSAGKMGFKGSKKNTPYAAQMAATDCSKVAFDLGLRKVKVYVKGPGNGRESAMRSIHAAGIEVTEIVDVTPLPHNGCRPPKRRRV from the coding sequence ATGGCAAAAAAGTCAGGATCTCAGAAAAAGAGAGTCGTAAAAGTGGAAGCGCAGGGACAGGCTCATATCCATTCATCTTTCAACAACATTATTATTTCGCTGACTAATACCAACGGTCAGGTGATCTCGTGGTCAAGTGCTGGTAAAATGGGTTTCAAAGGTTCTAAAAAGAACACCCCATATGCTGCACAAATGGCAGCTACTGATTGTTCAAAAGTAGCTTTCGACTTGGGATTGAGAAAAGTTAAGGTGTATGTGAAAGGTCCAGGAAATGGTCGTGAATCTGCAATGCGTTCAATTCATGCTGCTGGTATCGAAGTAACTGAAATCGTAGATGTTACTCCATTACCACATAATGGTTGTCGTCCACCGAAACGTAGAAGAGTTTAA